From the Bacillota bacterium genome, the window ACCGTCCCTATTACGCTGGACGCGCTGATGATCATGGCAACCGCGGTGGTCAAGGGCGCAGGGCACAACACGTTCATCGTCGGCGACATGCCGTTCCTGTCGTACGAGGTCAACAAGGACAAGGCCATCGAGAACTGCGGGAGGTACCTCAAGGAAGCCGGCTGCGACGCCGTGAAGCTCGAGGGCGGCCGCAGGGTGGCTGCGACCGTGTCGGCGATAGTCCAGGCGGGCATCCCCGTGATGGGCCACATAGGGCTTACTCCACAAACCGCGGCTCAGCTCGGGGGGTTCAAGGTGCAGGGGAAGGACCGGAGCGCAGCGCGGGCGATAGTGGACGACGCAATCGCCCTGGAGGACGCCGGCGTCTTCTCCATGGTGCTGGAAGCCGTACCCACGCCTGTCGCCAGGATCATCACCGAGAGGGTGAAGGTCCCGACCATAGGGATCGGCGCGGGCCCGCACTGCGACGGGCAGGTGCTGGTCTTCCACGACATGATGGGGTTGTTCCAGAGATTCCTCCCAAAGTTCGTCAAGCAGTACGTGAACCTCGCGCCGCAGATCGTCGAGGGACTCAACCAGTACTCGACCGAAGTTGCGGGCGGGGCGTTCCCGGCGAAGGAGCACACGTTCTCGATGAAGGATGAGGAGGTCAACGCCCTCATCGAAGAGCTCAAGAAGGAGGGGGTCATCTAGCAGTGAAGATAGCCATCCTCGGGGCGGGCGCCATGGGTTCGCTCTTCGGGGGGTATCTGACCGCGGGCGGGCACGATGTGTGGCTCATCGATACGTGGGCCGGCCACGTGAACGCGATGAACTCCGGCGGCCTCGTGATCGAGGAGGCCGGCGGTCCACGCTCTTACGCGGTCAGGGCGGTCTCCGACCCGTCGGCGGCGGGGCCGAGCGATCTCGTCATCGTGTTCGTGAAGTCCTACCACACCGGGGCGGCGCTGGGGGGCGCCTCCGCCCTGTTCGGCGAGGGCACCGTGGCCCTGTCGCTCCAGAACGGCGTCGGCCAGCTGGAGGCGATGTCCGCGGTAATCGGGCGTGAAAGGGTACTGCTCGGGACCACCGCCCAGGGCGCAACCATGCTCGGCCCCGGGAGGGTGAGGCACGGCGGGTCCGGCGAGACGATCGTGGGCGAGCCGGACGGGGGTGTCTCGCCGCGGGTCGAGCGAATCGTGGAGGCATTCAACGCATCGGGCATAGAGGCGAGGGCCGATGCCGGTATCCTGAGCCACATCTGGGGCAAGGTTATTGTCAACGTGGGGATAAACGCGCTCACCGCCCTGCTCGGCGTGAGAAACGGGGAGATCCTCGAGATCCCCGAGGCCCGGCGACTCATGCGGACGCTGGTGCTTGAGGCCCGCGACGCTTGCTCCGCCAAGGGGATCCGGCTCCCATACAGCGATGTCGCCGGCAAGGTGGAATCGGTCGCGGCCGCCACGGCGCAGAACCGGTCGTCGATGCTGCAGGATGTGTCGGCGGGCCGTCAAACTGAGATCGACTACATAAACGGCGCCATCGTCCGCGAGGCTGCCTCGCTTGGCGTGCCTGCTCCCGCGAACGAAATCATGACTCTGCTGGTCAGGGCGCTTACGACGGCCCGAACCAGCGGGAAAACGGCCTGGAGGGTGGAGGGGTGAGCGTGTACGCAGTCAACGGTCGCGTGCTTGAGGTGGATCTGGGTTCGGGCAGGCTGGGCGATAGCCCCGTGCCCGAAGGTCTCTGGCGCGATTATCTCGGGGGCAGCGGGCTCGGGTCATACCTGCTGTATGGCGCTGCAGATCCTGCCCTACCGCCGCTTGCTGCGGAAAGCCCGATCTTCGTGATCGCGGGCCTTCTCACGGGGACGCCTGCCCTCACGAGCTGCAAGGTGTCGCTGTGCTTCAGGTCGCCGCTCACGGGGATCTGGGGCGAATCGACCGTGGGCGGGTTCTGGGGTGCGCAGCTCAAGGCCGCCGGGTATGACGGGATAGTGCTGCGCGGCCGCGCGGCCGAGCCCGTCTACCTCTGGATCAGGGATGGAGCCGCGGAGATCCGGCCCGCGAAGGACCTGTGGGGGAAGCAGACGTACGAGACCTCGGACGCCGTGCGCGAGCGGACGGACCCCAAAGCGCAGGTGGCGTGTATCGGCCCCGCCGGCGAGAACCTCGTCGAGATCGCGAGCGTAATGTTCGGCGGCCACGACTGTCGCGCCGCCGGCAGGTGCGGGGTTGGCGCGGTGTGGGGTTCGAAGAACCTCAAGGCCATCGCGGTCAGGGGGACCGGCCGCCCGGCCGTCGCCCGGCCCGGCGCTCTGGCCGAGTCACAGAAAGGCGTTCTGGGCTCCATCCGCGAGTTCGCCAGGGCCCTGGGTGAATTCGGCACCGCGGGCGGGATCCCCGGCGTCGAGGTGTCGGGGGACCTCCCGATAAAGAACTGGACGATGGGTTCCTGGACCGAAGGCGCCGCGAAGATAAGCGGCCAGGCGCAAGCCAAGACGATCCTCCTCGATCATTACGCCTGCTGGGCGTGCCCGATCCACTGCGGCAAGATCGTCAGGCTGGACGCGGGGCCGTACGCCGGCGCGACCGCGCACGGGCCGGAGTACGAGACGTGCGCCGGGTTCGGCTCGATGCTTCTCGTAGACG encodes:
- a CDS encoding aldehyde ferredoxin oxidoreductase family protein translates to MSVYAVNGRVLEVDLGSGRLGDSPVPEGLWRDYLGGSGLGSYLLYGAADPALPPLAAESPIFVIAGLLTGTPALTSCKVSLCFRSPLTGIWGESTVGGFWGAQLKAAGYDGIVLRGRAAEPVYLWIRDGAAEIRPAKDLWGKQTYETSDAVRERTDPKAQVACIGPAGENLVEIASVMFGGHDCRAAGRCGVGAVWGSKNLKAIAVRGTGRPAVARPGALAESQKGVLGSIREFARALGEFGTAGGIPGVEVSGDLPIKNWTMGSWTEGAAKISGQAQAKTILLDHYACWACPIHCGKIVRLDAGPYAGATAHGPEYETCAGFGSMLLVDDVNYVAAANDLCNRLGLDTISTSSVIAMAMEVRERGICIPSDGGSGGGSGGGLAGGPAGEGREPDLRWGNGEAMLEAIYLIASRQGIGEALCHGSRALARRLGGLAAEYAVECKGLEVAYHDPRAFTGMAGNYATANRGGCHLEALSYFVESGGVPGSVVGFTGQVEPHSAENKGWLAAHMQDLMEVFNGLGLCKFLLRGRVSVENITDWCNAVTGWDLSVDDLLRLGEKIHNLKRMYNVRLGISRKDDTLPPRLLVHDRKTGRAAGSLPHLGRILSDYYRHRGWNEEGIPTKETLDRLGLGWLQESDVVWRE
- the panB gene encoding 3-methyl-2-oxobutanoate hydroxymethyltransferase produces the protein MLAAKKQGRKITMVTSYDYSTAVLVSKSNVDTILVGDSAAMVMLGHPGTVPITLDALMIMATAVVKGAGHNTFIVGDMPFLSYEVNKDKAIENCGRYLKEAGCDAVKLEGGRRVAATVSAIVQAGIPVMGHIGLTPQTAAQLGGFKVQGKDRSAARAIVDDAIALEDAGVFSMVLEAVPTPVARIITERVKVPTIGIGAGPHCDGQVLVFHDMMGLFQRFLPKFVKQYVNLAPQIVEGLNQYSTEVAGGAFPAKEHTFSMKDEEVNALIEELKKEGVI
- a CDS encoding 2-dehydropantoate 2-reductase → MKIAILGAGAMGSLFGGYLTAGGHDVWLIDTWAGHVNAMNSGGLVIEEAGGPRSYAVRAVSDPSAAGPSDLVIVFVKSYHTGAALGGASALFGEGTVALSLQNGVGQLEAMSAVIGRERVLLGTTAQGATMLGPGRVRHGGSGETIVGEPDGGVSPRVERIVEAFNASGIEARADAGILSHIWGKVIVNVGINALTALLGVRNGEILEIPEARRLMRTLVLEARDACSAKGIRLPYSDVAGKVESVAAATAQNRSSMLQDVSAGRQTEIDYINGAIVREAASLGVPAPANEIMTLLVRALTTARTSGKTAWRVEG